The Candidatus Hydrogenedentota bacterium genome has a segment encoding these proteins:
- a CDS encoding metallophosphoesterase family protein, with translation MRYAIISDIHANIDALKAVLKRIDDIGVDRTVCLGDVVGYNATPNECIDLIAERNILAILGNHDAVACGLEEPWGFNPVALAAAIWTRDQLSDDAVEWLQNLPDALNFGDFVAVHGAPKNHNTYIFTWEDVIPHLPFLDEQNCRLCFIGHTHTPVILCPRGTYAVNEGNAFPVDTEEALFINPGSVGQPRDDDPRASFGVLDTEKKTFKLERVVYPVVEAAKRILEARLPSFLADRLVIGK, from the coding sequence TTGCGGTACGCGATTATTTCCGACATTCACGCGAATATTGACGCCCTGAAAGCGGTTCTCAAGCGGATTGACGACATCGGTGTGGACCGGACGGTCTGCCTCGGGGACGTGGTGGGGTACAACGCCACGCCGAACGAGTGCATTGACCTGATCGCCGAGCGGAACATTCTGGCGATTCTGGGGAACCACGACGCGGTGGCGTGCGGGCTGGAGGAGCCGTGGGGCTTCAACCCCGTGGCGCTGGCGGCGGCCATCTGGACGCGGGACCAGCTCAGCGACGACGCGGTGGAGTGGCTGCAGAACCTTCCGGACGCGCTGAATTTCGGGGATTTCGTGGCGGTGCACGGCGCGCCGAAGAACCACAACACCTACATCTTCACCTGGGAGGACGTGATCCCCCATCTGCCGTTCCTGGACGAGCAGAACTGCCGGCTCTGCTTCATCGGCCACACGCACACGCCGGTGATCCTCTGCCCGCGCGGCACCTACGCGGTGAACGAAGGCAACGCGTTCCCCGTGGACACGGAGGAGGCGCTGTTCATCAACCCGGGGTCGGTGGGCCAGCCGCGGGATGACGACCCGCGGGCCTCTTTCGGCGTTCTGGACACGGAGAAGAAGACCTTCAAGCTGGAGCGGGTCGTGTACCCTGTGGTGGAGGCGGCGAAGCGCATTCTGGAGGCGCGGCTGCCCTCGTTCCTCGCGGACCGTCTGGTGATCGGCAAGTAA
- the hisB gene encoding imidazoleglycerol-phosphate dehydratase HisB, which yields MRKATISRETKETRITVSVALDGGGRAAVNTGVGFFDHMLDHVAKHGLLDLELTAEGDLHIDPHHTVEDVGICLGKAVLEAVGAPVGLTRYGHAVVPMDEALAEVALDFSGRPFLAFDADLPPARLGEFDVELAEEFLRAFAVQARITLHVRLLRGKNLHHCVEAIFKALGRALRQALTVDPRVTGVPSTKGSIET from the coding sequence ATGCGGAAGGCTACGATTTCCCGGGAGACCAAGGAGACGCGCATCACCGTGTCGGTGGCGCTGGACGGCGGGGGCCGCGCCGCCGTGAACACCGGCGTGGGCTTTTTTGACCACATGCTGGACCATGTGGCGAAGCACGGGCTGCTGGACCTGGAACTGACCGCCGAGGGCGACCTGCACATTGACCCCCACCACACGGTGGAGGACGTGGGCATCTGCCTGGGCAAGGCGGTGCTGGAGGCCGTGGGCGCGCCCGTGGGCCTCACGCGCTACGGCCACGCCGTGGTGCCGATGGACGAGGCGCTGGCGGAGGTCGCGCTGGACTTCAGCGGCCGGCCTTTTCTGGCCTTCGACGCCGACTTGCCGCCGGCGCGGCTCGGCGAGTTCGACGTGGAGCTGGCGGAGGAGTTTCTGCGGGCCTTCGCGGTGCAGGCCCGCATCACCCTGCACGTGCGCCTGCTGCGCGGCAAGAACCTGCACCACTGCGTGGAGGCCATTTTCAAGGCCCTGGGCAGGGCGCTGCGGCAGGCGCTGACGGTGGACCCGCGGGTCACCGGCGTGCCGTCAACCAAGGGAAGCATTGAGACATGA